In Aegilops tauschii subsp. strangulata cultivar AL8/78 chromosome 3, Aet v6.0, whole genome shotgun sequence, one genomic interval encodes:
- the LOC109769771 gene encoding uncharacterized protein: MRCRPQPHSLPLDLDALPPPPHSLPRCPPAFSSHSHRSALSSASRPLGGGALPIAIPQPRQPDPAQAHIGLLIVLLNLLLPPALLSNFLRDGVHHASTHNLLDQARGFHFRSSLVDLPAVSAARSLILCAYTACGGGAAYLWAAAACSIGSLFYVLAKAAAVFGVAADGAAGLELHGKGQLLALAYRASSREKRRLHVVYRVNIEVATSMDDIDDEDNDEGPVTRTRALLFTGALIRTTE, encoded by the exons ATGCGCTGCCGCCCCCAACCCCACTCCCTCCCTCTGGATCTCGACGCACTGCCGCCCCCACCCCACTCCCTCCCACGCTGTCCACCGGCGTTCTCCTCACACTCTCACCGCTCGGCCCTCTCATCCGCCTCCCGTCCCCTCGGTGGCGGTGCCCTCCCCATCGCTATCCCCCAACCCCGGCAGCCAGATCCCGCTCAGGCTCACATCGGGCTCCTCATCGTCCTCCTCAACCTGCTCCTCCCGCCCGCGCTCCTCTCCAACTTCCTCCGTGACGGTGTCCACCACGCCTCTACGCACAACCTCCTCGACCAGGCCAGGGGCTTCCACTTCCGCTCCTCCCTCGTCGACCTCCCCGCCGTCTCCGCCGCCCGCTCCCTCATACTCT GCGCGTACACGGCATGCGGGGGCGGCGCGGCCTACCTGTGGGCGGCGGCGGCCTGCAGCATCGGCTCCCTCTTCTATGTCCTCGCCAAGGCCGCCGCGGTCTTTGGCGTGGCCGCCGACGGTGCTGCCGGCCTCGAGCTGCACGGCAAGGGCCAGCTCCTCGCCTTGGCCTACCGGGCCAGCAGCCGGGAGAAGCGCCGGCTGCACGTCGTCTACAGGGTCAACATCGAAGTA GCGACCTCCATGGACGACATCGACGATGAAGACAATGACGAGGGGCCTGTAACAAGAACGAGAGCCCTCTTATTCACAGGGGCGTTGATCCGGACGACCGAATGA